In the genome of Bremerella sp. JC817, one region contains:
- a CDS encoding vitamin K epoxide reductase family protein — MNRPAKVERPDRMTEHAPVAPWAHNPSAWSQRVPVCLLAFAATLIASHLAAFQWGLISFVWDPLFGNQSAMVIGSDIAKKMDRWVGVPDAALGALAYLGDAIFGLAGSTRRWYERPWIVVLFGIDVIPLGIVSVILVLLQTFVLGHWCFLCLITAAISLALVYLAYDEVYTSLLYLWKVWKASGSFTVTWKALCGYPSEVAEKIALEMVNLPEKKES, encoded by the coding sequence ATGAATCGACCTGCGAAAGTCGAACGGCCTGATCGAATGACCGAACATGCCCCGGTGGCGCCTTGGGCTCACAATCCCTCAGCATGGTCGCAGCGAGTGCCCGTTTGTCTGTTAGCGTTCGCTGCCACATTGATCGCTTCGCATCTCGCCGCGTTCCAATGGGGACTGATCTCGTTCGTTTGGGATCCGTTATTTGGCAATCAGAGCGCGATGGTGATCGGCTCTGACATTGCCAAAAAAATGGATCGTTGGGTCGGCGTTCCTGATGCGGCCTTGGGAGCTCTCGCATATCTGGGGGACGCGATCTTCGGATTGGCCGGTTCCACGCGGCGCTGGTACGAGCGCCCCTGGATCGTGGTGTTGTTCGGGATTGATGTGATTCCGCTGGGAATCGTCAGTGTCATCCTCGTACTGCTGCAGACGTTTGTTTTGGGACACTGGTGCTTCTTGTGCCTGATTACGGCCGCGATCTCGCTGGCCTTGGTCTATCTTGCTTACGACGAGGTTTACACCTCCCTGCTCTACCTTTGGAAGGTTTGGAAGGCTTCCGGTAGCTTCACCGTCACTTGGAAAGCACTGTGCGGCTATCCATCCGAAGTAGCAGAAAAGATCGCGCTGGAGATGGTCAATCTTCCAGAGAAGAAAGAAAGCTAA
- a CDS encoding NAD(P)-dependent oxidoreductase, translating into MEPEINQPPVVLVTGSGGLIGSRVCPRLQERYTVVGIDLHPPEEPNEHLDDWYRVDLTEQDSVSQAIAQVKADYGDRLASVIHLAAYYDFSGDPSPLYDELTVNGTRRLIDELQTMHVEQFQFSSSLLVMESVGVGQRLTERSPTNAEWAYPESKLKTERVLQEERGDIPVLVLRIAGVYDEQGHSLPVSHQIQRIYEKQMESYFFPGNEKCGQSFVHLDDLAECIVSAVDRRNQLPPWKTLLIGEEDVMSYAELQEAIGRNLHGQEWPTIRIPAFVAKAGAWVKLRMASSKEDEPFIKPWMVDLADQNYPIDTTEAQQCLGWAPQHTLRKTLPTILDWLKSDPTAFYATNKLGELEPAEGAKG; encoded by the coding sequence ATGGAACCGGAAATCAACCAGCCCCCAGTCGTATTGGTTACGGGGAGCGGCGGACTGATCGGGTCGCGTGTTTGTCCTCGCTTGCAGGAACGTTACACAGTGGTCGGAATCGATCTGCATCCTCCTGAAGAGCCTAATGAGCATCTCGACGACTGGTATCGAGTCGATTTGACGGAACAAGACAGTGTTTCCCAGGCCATTGCTCAGGTCAAAGCCGACTACGGAGACCGGCTAGCCAGTGTGATTCACTTGGCCGCCTACTATGATTTTTCCGGCGATCCGAGCCCTCTTTACGACGAACTTACCGTCAATGGGACAAGGCGTTTGATCGACGAACTGCAGACGATGCATGTCGAGCAGTTTCAATTTTCCAGCAGCCTGTTGGTGATGGAGTCTGTGGGAGTTGGTCAACGTCTTACTGAACGTTCGCCGACCAACGCGGAGTGGGCTTACCCAGAGTCGAAGCTGAAGACCGAACGCGTATTGCAGGAAGAACGGGGCGATATTCCAGTTCTCGTCCTCCGAATTGCCGGAGTTTACGACGAACAAGGACACTCGCTTCCCGTTTCTCATCAGATTCAGCGGATCTACGAGAAGCAAATGGAAAGCTACTTCTTCCCCGGCAACGAAAAGTGTGGGCAATCCTTTGTCCACCTCGATGACCTGGCGGAGTGTATTGTCTCTGCAGTCGATCGAAGAAATCAGTTGCCGCCTTGGAAGACATTGCTGATTGGCGAAGAAGATGTGATGAGCTACGCCGAACTGCAGGAAGCGATTGGTCGGAACTTGCATGGGCAGGAATGGCCAACGATCCGCATCCCTGCCTTTGTGGCGAAAGCAGGCGCCTGGGTCAAACTACGCATGGCTTCTTCCAAGGAAGATGAGCCGTTCATCAAACCTTGGATGGTTGATCTGGCCGACCAGAACTATCCCATTGACACCACGGAGGCGCAACAATGCCTCGGATGGGCGCCACAGCACACGCTTCGCAAAACGCTGCCAACCATTCTGGATTGGTTGAAGTCGGATCCAACTGCGTTTTATGCAACCAATAAGCTTGGCGAACTCGAACCCGCCGAAGGTGCCAAGGGTTGA
- the pstS gene encoding phosphate ABC transporter substrate-binding protein PstS has product MQNTPSILGSYVALAAMLVATVGCGSGESKPAAGGGELVKLQGAGASFPAPLYMSWFKEYSNANNCQIDYQSVGSGSGVSAVIDGTVDFGASDAAMKEEEMAKVERGVQLLPMTAGAIVLAYNLEGVDELKLSREAYADIFLGKITKWNDPKIAASNEGVSLPDQEINLVVRADSSGTTFNFTQHMSAISEAFKSDVGINKAPNWPVGTKSKGNEGVTTSLKQTPGSLGYIEYGYAKKADLTMASLENKAGKFVKPTIETAQAALAGVEMPESLIAFLPDPEGDNSWPIVTYTWIIAYKTYPDAKKMEVFKSMIKYCLTDGQKQSESLGYIPLPEEVTSKVTAALDNISAK; this is encoded by the coding sequence ATGCAAAACACTCCATCCATCCTGGGCTCCTATGTCGCTCTGGCTGCCATGCTGGTAGCAACCGTCGGCTGCGGTAGCGGCGAATCGAAGCCGGCTGCAGGCGGTGGCGAACTGGTTAAGCTGCAGGGCGCCGGGGCCAGCTTCCCAGCTCCTTTGTACATGTCGTGGTTCAAAGAATACTCCAACGCCAACAACTGCCAGATCGATTACCAATCGGTTGGTAGCGGTTCGGGTGTGAGTGCTGTGATCGACGGCACTGTCGACTTCGGTGCCAGCGATGCCGCGATGAAAGAAGAAGAAATGGCCAAGGTCGAACGTGGCGTGCAGTTGCTGCCAATGACCGCTGGTGCCATCGTTCTGGCATACAACCTGGAAGGGGTCGACGAACTGAAGCTGAGCCGCGAAGCTTACGCCGACATCTTCCTTGGTAAGATCACCAAGTGGAACGATCCCAAGATCGCCGCCTCGAACGAAGGGGTTTCGCTGCCAGACCAGGAAATCAACCTGGTGGTTCGTGCTGACTCGAGCGGTACGACCTTCAACTTCACGCAGCACATGAGTGCCATCAGCGAGGCTTTCAAGAGCGACGTTGGTATCAACAAGGCCCCGAACTGGCCAGTTGGCACCAAGAGCAAGGGTAACGAAGGGGTCACCACCTCGCTGAAGCAGACGCCAGGTTCGCTCGGTTACATCGAATATGGTTACGCCAAGAAGGCCGACCTGACGATGGCAAGCCTCGAGAACAAGGCTGGCAAGTTCGTGAAGCCAACCATCGAAACGGCTCAGGCCGCTCTGGCTGGTGTTGAAATGCCAGAAAGCCTGATCGCGTTTCTGCCAGACCCAGAAGGGGACAACTCGTGGCCGATCGTGACCTACACCTGGATCATCGCTTACAAGACCTATCCAGATGCCAAGAAGATGGAAGTCTTCAAGAGCATGATCAAGTACTGCCTGACCGACGGTCAGAAGCAAAGTGAATCGCTGGGATACATTCCATTGCCGGAAGAAGTTACCTCGAAGGTGACCGCGGCCCTGGATAACATCTCGGCCAAATAA
- the pstC gene encoding phosphate ABC transporter permease subunit PstC — MDHQTKSPISRPPTKLEIGIDRLFRGLCFSFAWLTIAVMAYIVIEISWKAKPAVLEYGPGFLSGKEWDPNTGEFGILPEIWGTLYSSLLALLIGSVFGIAVAVFLSEGYLGNFVFRVLKLFGVQFHRFWGKMPSMAESALKNLVELLAAIPSVVYGLWGIFVVIPLMRSSCVWLHDNMGWFPLFGTRFQGPGMLPAAFVLAIMILPTISAISRDALVAVPPKLREASYGLGATRWETILSVILPTASGGIFGGIVLAFGRALGETMALAMLVGNMNTISVSLFSPANTLAALLANNFQEAGSDEMKVGVLMYAGMVLMAITLVVNIIGALILQRATAGLKGMR, encoded by the coding sequence ATGGATCACCAAACCAAGTCGCCGATCTCCCGCCCTCCAACCAAATTGGAGATTGGCATCGACCGGTTGTTCCGCGGGCTTTGCTTTAGCTTTGCCTGGCTGACGATCGCAGTGATGGCGTATATCGTCATCGAGATCAGTTGGAAAGCGAAACCGGCCGTGCTGGAGTACGGACCTGGCTTCCTCTCCGGAAAAGAATGGGATCCGAACACGGGCGAATTTGGCATCCTCCCCGAGATTTGGGGCACGCTCTACAGCTCGCTGCTGGCCTTGTTGATCGGTTCCGTCTTTGGAATCGCTGTCGCGGTCTTTCTCAGCGAAGGCTACCTCGGGAACTTTGTGTTCCGAGTCTTAAAGCTCTTCGGTGTTCAGTTCCATCGCTTCTGGGGCAAAATGCCATCGATGGCAGAGTCAGCCCTGAAGAATCTGGTGGAGCTTCTCGCTGCAATTCCTAGCGTGGTCTATGGCCTGTGGGGGATCTTCGTCGTGATTCCGCTGATGCGGAGTTCGTGCGTTTGGCTGCACGACAACATGGGGTGGTTCCCGCTGTTTGGAACGCGTTTCCAAGGTCCGGGCATGCTGCCAGCCGCGTTCGTGTTGGCGATTATGATTCTGCCGACCATCTCGGCCATCAGCCGCGACGCACTAGTCGCGGTGCCACCGAAACTGCGTGAGGCGTCGTATGGTCTTGGGGCGACTCGTTGGGAGACGATTCTCTCGGTGATTTTGCCAACCGCTTCTGGCGGTATCTTCGGCGGTATCGTGCTGGCCTTCGGTCGCGCCTTGGGCGAAACGATGGCCTTGGCGATGCTGGTCGGCAATATGAATACAATTAGCGTCTCGCTCTTCTCTCCGGCGAATACGTTGGCTGCCTTGCTGGCCAATAACTTCCAGGAAGCGGGAAGCGACGAGATGAAAGTCGGCGTGCTGATGTACGCCGGTATGGTACTGATGGCGATCACCCTGGTGGTGAACATCATCGGCGCATTGATCCTGCAAAGAGCCACCGCCGGGCTGAAAGGGATGCGCTAA
- the pstA gene encoding phosphate ABC transporter permease PstA, translating to MASPQSERPVLTETDISRLERSLRKPRTLLSIMLSAVATIMTFMALVPLFSVVIMLFVKGGSKLTLENFYTLPPTAFEDGGGFGNALLGTILMVGIAALISVPFGIMAAVFLSELGKNSRTSSVVRFCAKVLSGFPSILAGVFAYGAVVLLTGKFSAYAGGVALSILMLPVVMLTAEEAIRMVPSRMKEASIGMGATQTQTLWYVTLPTALPGILTGVMLAVARAAGETAPLLFTALFSNFWLISRWNDVEPGQLNQPTASMAVLIYNFSSSFVDNQREMAWSASLVLVLVVLVTNLVGKSLSSKNGPQR from the coding sequence ATGGCTTCGCCTCAATCAGAACGCCCTGTGCTGACCGAAACGGATATTAGCCGCTTGGAACGCTCGCTTCGTAAGCCGCGAACGCTGCTGAGTATCATGCTCAGTGCCGTTGCCACGATCATGACCTTCATGGCCCTCGTGCCTCTGTTCTCGGTGGTCATCATGCTGTTTGTGAAGGGGGGCTCGAAGCTGACGCTCGAGAACTTCTACACGCTTCCACCGACCGCGTTTGAAGATGGGGGTGGCTTCGGCAACGCCCTTCTGGGAACGATCCTGATGGTGGGGATCGCGGCGCTGATCAGCGTCCCGTTTGGCATCATGGCGGCCGTGTTCCTTTCGGAATTAGGCAAAAACAGTCGGACCTCTTCCGTAGTGCGATTTTGCGCGAAGGTTTTGAGCGGTTTCCCCTCCATTCTGGCGGGTGTATTCGCCTATGGTGCGGTTGTGCTGCTTACGGGGAAGTTTTCGGCTTATGCCGGGGGGGTAGCATTGTCGATCCTGATGCTACCGGTCGTGATGCTGACGGCAGAAGAAGCAATCCGAATGGTCCCCAGCCGCATGAAAGAAGCTTCAATCGGTATGGGCGCCACCCAGACCCAGACATTGTGGTATGTCACATTACCCACCGCATTGCCCGGAATACTAACCGGGGTTATGCTGGCAGTAGCTCGCGCTGCCGGTGAGACGGCTCCCTTGCTGTTTACCGCCTTGTTCAGCAACTTTTGGCTGATCTCGAGGTGGAACGACGTAGAACCAGGGCAGTTGAATCAGCCCACCGCTTCGATGGCGGTTCTGATTTACAACTTCTCTTCTTCCTTCGTTGACAACCAACGTGAAATGGCCTGGTCGGCCTCGTTGGTGTTAGTGTTGGTCGTTCTGGTCACGAACCTGGTCGGGAAGTCACTTTCCTCCAAGAACGGGCCTCAGCGCTAA
- the pstB gene encoding phosphate ABC transporter ATP-binding protein PstB, producing MIANEDSADTVIDCDVKELYYGNFKAVRDTRIPIKQGQVTAFIGPSGCGKSTVLRCLNRMNDLIRGFRFEGHVHFRGQNIYAPQIDPVAVRRHIGMVFQQPNPFAMSIYKNITYGLRINGYRGDYDEVVERALRGAALWDEVKDKLKQSGLSLSGGQQQRLCIARAIAVEPEVLLMDEPCSALDPIATRKIEELMTELKQKYTIAIVTHNMQQAQRVADQTAFLYVDTTQGGRTGYLVEQNETKRLFEDPQQEYTRQYIRGEFS from the coding sequence ATGATCGCGAACGAAGATTCGGCTGACACCGTAATCGACTGCGATGTCAAAGAGCTCTATTACGGCAACTTCAAAGCCGTGCGCGATACGCGAATCCCGATCAAGCAAGGTCAGGTAACCGCGTTCATTGGTCCATCGGGTTGTGGTAAAAGCACCGTGCTGCGTTGCTTGAACCGGATGAACGACCTGATCCGTGGCTTCCGCTTCGAAGGGCATGTCCACTTCCGTGGGCAGAACATCTACGCCCCTCAGATTGATCCGGTCGCCGTTCGTCGCCACATCGGGATGGTCTTCCAGCAGCCCAACCCATTCGCGATGAGCATTTACAAAAATATTACCTACGGTTTGCGGATCAACGGGTACCGTGGCGACTACGACGAAGTGGTCGAACGAGCCCTCCGTGGTGCCGCCCTATGGGACGAAGTGAAAGACAAGCTCAAGCAGAGCGGTCTCTCGCTGTCGGGTGGTCAGCAACAGCGTTTGTGCATTGCCCGCGCGATTGCTGTCGAACCTGAAGTGCTGTTGATGGACGAGCCATGTTCGGCTCTCGATCCGATCGCGACGCGTAAGATCGAAGAGCTGATGACCGAGCTCAAGCAGAAGTACACTATCGCCATCGTCACGCACAACATGCAACAAGCTCAGCGTGTTGCCGATCAGACGGCGTTTCTTTACGTCGATACGACTCAGGGTGGCCGAACCGGTTACCTGGTCGAGCAGAACGAAACGAAGCGTCTGTTTGAAGATCCTCAGCAGGAATACACGCGGCAGTATATCCGCGGCGAGTTCAGCTAA
- a CDS encoding pyruvate kinase, translating into MLKRTKLVATIGPSCSGAGPLSQLVLVGADSFVIDLGQENPTVWSEWHESVREVEGMMQLPITLLASIPVTGEEPPAEQPINKDQLNWIAANEVDYVMISVPLGTLNINQARKALHEAGSHAAVLARLDDASNYRDIDSIIQAADGVIVTSAGLSDMETWSNPVMQKMVARQCQIGAKPCLVGRGVLETMRQAAEPTDSEVFDIANIVFDHADAILLGDETASGNFPAEAVEVASKTVIATESLMEITDRPIKVGFGQPPNTAALAYSIRHILKMQEIAAVVVYSHSSITARLIAKNWIDCPILALSDDPTTVRQMNVYHGVVARQMKSPGSTAEMLSTTTSIAKQIDLVEPGDRVIVVSELPIQSTDNANAFVIETIR; encoded by the coding sequence ATGTTGAAACGCACCAAACTGGTTGCGACCATCGGTCCGAGCTGCTCTGGCGCCGGCCCACTCTCGCAATTGGTCCTCGTTGGAGCCGACTCGTTTGTGATCGATCTGGGACAAGAAAATCCCACGGTCTGGAGCGAGTGGCACGAGTCGGTTCGTGAAGTGGAAGGGATGATGCAGCTGCCAATCACGCTGTTGGCGTCGATTCCCGTTACTGGCGAAGAACCACCGGCGGAGCAGCCCATCAACAAAGATCAGTTGAACTGGATCGCAGCGAACGAGGTCGACTACGTCATGATCTCGGTACCGCTCGGAACGTTGAACATCAACCAGGCCCGCAAGGCACTTCACGAAGCCGGAAGTCACGCGGCAGTTCTCGCCCGCCTCGACGACGCGTCGAACTATCGTGACATCGACAGCATTATTCAAGCTGCCGATGGTGTCATTGTGACCTCTGCCGGCTTGTCCGATATGGAAACCTGGTCGAATCCGGTAATGCAAAAGATGGTTGCCCGGCAGTGTCAGATTGGCGCCAAGCCTTGCCTGGTCGGTCGCGGCGTTCTGGAAACAATGCGTCAAGCTGCGGAACCCACGGACAGCGAAGTGTTCGACATCGCGAACATTGTCTTCGACCACGCTGATGCGATTCTGCTGGGTGACGAGACTGCATCAGGCAACTTTCCTGCCGAGGCAGTCGAAGTAGCCTCGAAAACGGTGATCGCAACCGAAAGCCTGATGGAAATCACCGATCGACCCATCAAGGTTGGTTTCGGTCAGCCACCCAACACGGCAGCGTTGGCGTACTCGATACGTCACATCTTGAAGATGCAAGAGATCGCGGCCGTGGTGGTCTATTCACATTCCAGCATCACGGCACGTTTGATCGCCAAGAACTGGATCGATTGTCCGATCCTGGCACTTTCAGACGATCCCACCACCGTTCGTCAGATGAACGTCTATCATGGGGTGGTCGCCCGACAGATGAAGTCTCCGGGTTCAACTGCGGAGATGCTGTCGACCACGACATCGATCGCAAAACAGATTGACTTGGTTGAGCCTGGCGATCGAGTGATTGTCGTTTCCGAGTTGCCGATCCAATCGACCGACAACGCGAACGCTTTCGTGATTGAAACGATCCGTTAG